From a single Candidatus Thorarchaeota archaeon genomic region:
- a CDS encoding GHMP kinase, with product MTTLKPFTVRAPGRVCIFGEHSDYLGLDVIPAAINLTITMRVVPTKSEQITVRYLDLNKEDTFQTDERVEYKDHRDYVRAAFNAMRAIGGTPTTGAEIEVTGTIPLRAGLSSSSALTVAAVLTAAHLGKKNIERRTVVNLAYQAEVEEFQERGGNQDHIASVYGGLIHLNSELQKVTPLPAKIEGLIIGDSKEQKSDTVGDLKRIRSIVEEGYAALRESIPGFNPQTTSIRTVLEHAESISDRCRKMTIATLQNRDLTARAYALMRSPTPSPESIGALIDEHHTILRDGLERSTPKIERLIEAAKQAGALGCKINGSGGGGSMLAYAPGKETAVMDAIKEAEGAPLPVAIGRGATLIE from the coding sequence ATGACGACATTAAAGCCTTTTACAGTAAGAGCCCCCGGGCGAGTCTGTATTTTTGGGGAACATAGTGATTATCTAGGACTTGATGTGATTCCAGCAGCAATTAATCTCACCATAACTATGCGCGTGGTTCCCACCAAGTCTGAACAGATAACGGTCAGGTATCTTGATCTGAACAAGGAAGATACGTTCCAGACAGATGAGCGGGTGGAGTACAAAGATCATAGAGATTATGTCAGAGCCGCATTCAATGCCATGCGTGCCATTGGAGGCACCCCAACCACTGGCGCGGAGATTGAGGTGACAGGGACAATTCCACTGAGAGCTGGCCTCTCAAGCTCTTCAGCATTAACTGTAGCAGCAGTCCTCACAGCTGCACATCTGGGCAAGAAGAACATTGAGAGAAGGACTGTAGTGAACCTTGCCTATCAAGCAGAGGTGGAGGAGTTTCAAGAGAGAGGCGGAAATCAGGATCATATCGCATCGGTCTATGGAGGTCTCATCCACCTTAATTCGGAACTACAAAAGGTCACTCCACTGCCAGCCAAGATAGAAGGACTGATCATTGGGGATTCCAAGGAACAGAAAAGTGATACAGTAGGAGATTTGAAACGCATCCGGTCGATTGTGGAAGAGGGATACGCTGCTCTAAGAGAGAGCATACCCGGCTTTAATCCACAAACAACATCCATCAGAACCGTGCTCGAACACGCGGAATCGATATCAGACCGATGCAGGAAGATGACCATCGCGACCCTTCAAAATCGAGACCTGACAGCACGTGCTTATGCGCTAATGCGCTCACCGACACCGAGTCCTGAGTCTATAGGTGCGCTGATTGATGAGCATCATACAATTCTTAGAGATGGCCTTGAGAGATCGACTCCGAAGATCGAGAGGCTGATCGAGGCCGCTAAGCAGGCCGGAGCCCTTGGCTGCAAGATAAACGGTAGCGGCGGTGGTGGCTCAATGCTTGCGTATGCGCCCGGAAAAGAAACGGCTGTAATGGATGCCATAAAAGAAGCGGAGGGTGCACCTCTTCCCGTTGCTATTGGGCGAGGCGCAACTCTAATCGAATAG
- a CDS encoding roadblock/LC7 domain-containing protein, giving the protein MAFKLIELETILRDLIQKCDLEALAIVSTKGQMVCSLIPQTITEKAFSAMAASLQSVADRVTRELDAGTPEIMIIDGAEKTIIIMGIGKAVLIGTAPIDSGIALIRFELSNAIENIRKVLFE; this is encoded by the coding sequence TTGGCATTCAAACTAATAGAACTTGAAACAATTCTTAGAGACCTGATTCAAAAGTGTGATCTTGAAGCTCTTGCCATTGTAAGCACGAAAGGGCAAATGGTGTGCTCACTGATTCCTCAGACCATAACCGAAAAGGCTTTTTCAGCTATGGCTGCATCGCTTCAGTCCGTCGCAGATAGGGTGACACGAGAATTAGATGCGGGAACGCCAGAGATCATGATAATTGACGGAGCAGAAAAGACAATTATTATCATGGGTATAGGGAAGGCAGTACTGATCGGAACAGCCCCCATCGACTCGGGAATTGCATTAATCAGATTTGAGTTGTCAAACGCAATTGAGAATATTCGAAAGGTACTTTTTGAATGA
- a CDS encoding roadblock/LC7 domain-containing protein yields MSAKIKKLSEILSQLIADSEVDGCALVSTRGQLMAAQLSKEVDEKAVSAMAAALLSIGNRVGTALASGNPKGILIEGEQKMVIVRSIEKAVIIATAPADAKVGLIDFEMDKTVQDIKETL; encoded by the coding sequence ATGAGCGCAAAGATAAAGAAACTCTCAGAAATCCTGAGTCAATTGATAGCAGATAGTGAGGTCGATGGCTGTGCTCTCGTAAGCACTAGAGGCCAACTAATGGCTGCTCAGCTAAGTAAGGAAGTCGATGAGAAGGCTGTTTCGGCCATGGCTGCAGCCCTCCTGTCAATTGGAAATCGTGTTGGAACCGCACTTGCTTCAGGGAATCCAAAGGGAATCCTCATTGAGGGCGAGCAGAAGATGGTCATTGTTCGAAGCATCGAGAAGGCCGTCATCATAGCCACAGCACCTGCGGATGCAAAAGTAGGCCTCATCGATTTTGAGATGGACAAGACAGTACAGGACATCAAGGAAACTCTATGA
- a CDS encoding XylR N-terminal domain-containing protein — MVKTVEAPPEMHDLIETIEQKYEELLKTELIFKPETSRIHLLGSEAMFIGLKAIAIDLKDELDQVLGEAGRNLLIYRLGQSFGRSEAERLLPKLGLEDLPARIAAGPIWAAYSGFVRVRLLPGSVLEPNDNYFLFYEHPNNFEAVHWLKEGRTSTEPICFFNAGYSSGWCSVASGVELEAEEILCEAKGDKACRFIMFPRSKRMEYMERIDEYINK, encoded by the coding sequence ATGGTAAAGACAGTAGAAGCACCCCCAGAAATGCATGATCTAATTGAAACGATCGAGCAAAAGTATGAGGAACTCCTCAAGACAGAACTAATCTTCAAACCGGAAACAAGTCGAATTCATCTTCTTGGTAGTGAGGCAATGTTCATAGGTCTCAAGGCAATAGCCATCGACCTGAAAGATGAACTTGATCAAGTACTCGGAGAGGCAGGAAGAAACCTGTTGATCTATAGACTCGGACAGTCTTTCGGTAGATCCGAGGCTGAACGTTTGCTTCCAAAGCTGGGATTAGAAGACCTTCCTGCAAGAATAGCTGCGGGTCCAATCTGGGCGGCCTATTCAGGATTTGTAAGAGTCCGACTATTACCTGGTTCAGTTCTAGAGCCAAACGACAACTACTTTCTCTTCTACGAGCACCCCAATAACTTCGAGGCTGTTCATTGGCTGAAAGAGGGTCGAACATCAACGGAGCCCATTTGCTTCTTTAATGCAGGGTATTCATCAGGCTGGTGTTCGGTAGCATCCGGAGTTGAACTTGAGGCAGAAGAAATCCTCTGTGAGGCGAAAGGCGACAAAGCATGCCGTTTCATTATGTTCCCGCGAAGTAAGAGGATGGAATACATGGAACGAATTGATGAATATATCAACAAGTAG
- a CDS encoding ABC transporter ATP-binding protein — protein MIEVQELTRIFGELKAVDAINFTVNSGEMYGLLGPNGSGKSTTMRMILGLLKPTSGTARVLGHDIRTESVAAKHVMGYVPEEPVLPESLTGWEYINYVADIWRIPRGPERDAEIEELLQLLDIYDASDDLISTYSKGMSRKTSLVAALIHKPRVLILDEVQAGIDPKGAATIKEILNGLRSRGATILLSTHVLEIAERMCDRIGIIDHGKLIAEGTIDSLRQKAKGLSSLEEIFLSLTGGPDVQQIAKFLEEVGGE, from the coding sequence ATGATTGAGGTTCAGGAACTGACCAGGATTTTTGGTGAACTGAAAGCTGTTGATGCCATTAATTTCACGGTGAACTCTGGTGAGATGTATGGTCTCCTAGGACCAAACGGTTCGGGCAAGTCTACAACTATGAGAATGATCCTTGGCCTTCTCAAGCCCACATCGGGTACTGCACGGGTCCTTGGTCATGATATTCGTACCGAGAGTGTGGCAGCTAAACATGTCATGGGGTATGTTCCTGAGGAACCTGTGCTACCTGAGAGCCTCACTGGCTGGGAGTACATCAACTATGTTGCAGATATCTGGCGTATTCCCCGAGGCCCCGAGCGTGATGCGGAGATTGAAGAACTGTTACAGCTTTTGGACATTTATGATGCGAGTGATGATCTTATCTCAACGTATTCTAAAGGAATGTCCCGAAAGACGAGCCTGGTCGCTGCACTGATTCACAAGCCTCGTGTCCTCATTCTCGATGAGGTGCAGGCCGGAATTGACCCAAAAGGTGCGGCAACGATCAAGGAGATACTCAATGGTCTTCGTAGCCGCGGGGCCACTATTCTCTTGTCAACACATGTGCTTGAGATTGCCGAGCGAATGTGTGACCGAATTGGAATCATTGATCATGGCAAATTGATTGCTGAGGGGACAATAGACTCACTTCGTCAGAAGGCCAAAGGACTGAGTTCCCTTGAGGAGATATTTCTCTCATTGACTGGCGGCCCTGATGTACAGCAGATCGCAAAGTTCTTGGAGGAAGTGGGTGGCGAGTGA